Proteins encoded together in one Branchiostoma lanceolatum isolate klBraLanc5 chromosome 11, klBraLanc5.hap2, whole genome shotgun sequence window:
- the LOC136445404 gene encoding alpha-ketoglutarate-dependent taurine dioxygenase-like: LGAEVRGIDLKQEIPAEVIEQIKKDVTRHRILVFKNQGTVSGSRHVKISHWFGELESTFYKHPKSPHPDVFRVSNDEAEGCTGVGRTGWHIDGSFQPAPFGYSLYHMVSVPKQGNTVFAPLNEVVSGLTEEQRWRWERLWMVSDRRSGPVHPLIYSHPLTGNKTLCFHLGMTEFFLVGLPHAEKRRTEWKETNQIMMEIHQELVKNNKAIQYSHKWEVGDFIISDNLAVGHEASPQTQLPVEQVGLRVLHRTTVKGTVPPKKNYTVEPPAEHQEL, translated from the exons TTAGGAGCAGAAGTCCGGGGCATCGACTTGAAGCAAGAGATTCCAGCGGAAGTCATCGAACAGATCAAGAAGGACGTCACGAGACATCGCATCCTCGTCTTCAAGAACCAGGGCACCGTCAGCGGCAGCCGCCATGTCAAAATCAGCCACTGGTTCGGAGAACTGGAATCAACGTTCTACAAGCATCCGAAGTCGCCACATCCCGACGTGTTTCGGGTGTCGAATGACGAGGCAGAAGGATGTACGGGGGTGGGCCGGACAGGCTGGCACATCGACGGCAGTTTCCAGCCGGCGCCGTTCGGCTACTCCCTGTACCACATGGTGTCAGTGCCGAAGCAGGGAAACACAG TGTTTGCACCGCTAAATGAGGTGGTTTCTGGACTGACAGAGGAGCAGCGATGGCGCTGGGAGCGGCTCTGGATGGTCAGCGACCGCCGAAGCGGACCGGTCCACCCCCTGATCTACAGCCACCCACTGACCGGGAATAAG ACGCTGTGTTTCCATCTGGGCATGACAGAGTTCTTCCTGGTCGGCCTGCCGCACGCCGAGAAGAGAAGAACGGAATGGAAGGAAACCAACCAGATTATGATGGAAATCCACCAGGAGTTGGTCAAGAACAACAAAGCCATTCAGTACTCgcacaag TGGGAGGTTGGAGATTTCATCATCTCAGACAACCTTGCGGTGGGGCATGAAGCCAGCCCACAAACCCAGCTTCCAGTGGAGCAGGTGGGGCTGAGAGTTCTACACAGAACTACAGTCAAGGGAACGGTTCCACCCAAGAAGAACTATACCGTAGAACCACCAGCAGAACATCAGGAGCTATAG
- the LOC136445403 gene encoding ceramide glucosyltransferase-like, protein MADPMMSVGVADVVAALVLGCFCLIWFTHIIALIYGRYKLHRPPPAAFLMKTEVPGVSILKPLTGTDPNLRSNLETFFKLDYPQFEILFCVQDDGDPVLDLLQQLKKEFPSVPCQIFVGGERVGINPKINNLMPGYRASKFPLIWVCDSGIRVSRDTLSDMAGHMTDNVGVVHQMPYVCDRKGFSSLLEKVYFGTAHARMYTSANVLGILCVTGMSSLWSKKVIDDAGGLEVFSQYLAEDYFMAKAVVDRGLKASMSNQVAQQNCGTYSIRAFSSRMSRWTQLRVTMIPFLAMWEPFTECFLLGLICSWAFNHLFLWDPVTYFIFHVTAWMISDYLQFRTCQMMGATSVNKFEFLIAWLLRETLTYWWFLRGATSRSIKWKTGKFRLRCGGTAEEV, encoded by the exons atggcggacccGATGATGTCGGTGGGTGTAGCAGACGTCGTGGCCGCGCTAGTTCTCGGCTGTTTCTGTCTAATATGGTTCACCCACATTATAGCACTTATCTATGG GAGGTACAAGTTGcaccgcccccctcccgcaGCCTTCCTCATGAAGACTGAGGTTCCCGGTGTCTCTATCCTCAAGCCTCTCACGGGGACGGACCCCAACCTCAGGAGCAACctagaaacattttttaaattaGATTATCCACAG TTTGAGATTTTATTTTGTGTCCAAGACGACGGAGACCCAGTTCTGGACCTGCTGCAGCAGTTAAAGAAGGAATTCCCCTCAGTACCCTGTCAGATATTTGTTG GAGGGGAGCGCGTTGGCATCAATCCCAAGATCAACAACTTGATGCCGGGCTATCGAGCGTCCAAGTTCCCCTTGATCTGGGTGTGCGACAGTGGCATCAGAG TGAGTAGAGACACCCTGTCAGACATGGCTGGGCACATGACAGACAACGTCGGAGTGGTGCACCAGATGCCATATGTGTGCGACAGGAAAGGGTTCTCCAGCCTGCTTGAGAAG GTGTATTTCGGCACAGCGCATGCCCGGATGTACACCTCGGCCAACGTGCTTGGGATCCTGTGTGTGACCGGCATGTCCAGTCTCTGGAGTAAAAAAGTCATCGACGACGCGGGCGGCCTGGAGGTCTTCTCACAGTACCTGGCCGAGGACTACTTCATGGCCAAGGCAGTGGTAGATAG GGGTTTGAAGGCCTCCATGAGTAACCAGGTTGCCCAGCAGAATTGTGGGACGTACTCCATCAGAGCATTCAGCTCCAGGATGAGCAG GTGGACGCAGCTTCGAGTGACGATGATCCCTTTCCTGGCGATGTGGGAGCCGTTTACGGAGTGTTTCCTCCTGGGTCTGATCTGCAGCTGGGCCTTCAACCACCTCTTCCTCTGGGACCCTGTCACCTATTTCATTTTCCACGTCACAGCCTGGATGATCTCTGACTACCTGCAGTTCAGGACCTGCCAG ATGATGGGCGCCActtctgtcaacaaatttgaatTTCTCATCGCCTGGCTTCTGCGAGAGACCTTGACCTACTGGTGGTTTTTACGCGGCGCGACGTCGCGCAGCATCAAATGGAAGACCGGCAAGTTCCGGTTAAGATGCGGCGGCACCGCAGAAGAAGTATGA